The following are encoded together in the Synechococcales cyanobacterium CNB genome:
- a CDS encoding M20/M25/M40 family metallo-hydrolase, with translation MPTLGAAGLSEREHALCRAVERRRDDLLADLRLHVGLPTGGNNAAALDETRERLTDRLRAIGATVELIPGDPRPDWLYGQSGSGPIPPTAVCRKRSKRGDAPRVLLVGHLDTVHDPAGPFRELTVGADGRTATGPGCVDMKGGLVILVAALESLVESGIDADWTVVFNSDEETGSYHSDAVLAAEAVKHDAGLVVEPALPGGALAVERMGSGQFCLRTYGRSAHVGRDFTSGVSAVTALARCLIEVAEMADAERGMITNVGPLEGGTVTNAVPDRARAWGNVRFSTPASAAALGSRLDALATGSDAMPRVEVLRSFNRPAKPLTPGTSALAELARTAAQALGQSLPFTKTGGVCDGNQLQACGLPTIDTLGVRGGGLHTPEEWIELASLVERCQLLAVVVSRLSEGRLKV, from the coding sequence ATGCCAACACTCGGCGCGGCGGGACTGTCGGAACGCGAGCACGCCCTGTGTCGCGCCGTGGAGCGACGGCGCGACGATCTGCTCGCGGACCTTCGGTTGCACGTCGGGCTGCCGACCGGCGGCAACAACGCGGCGGCGCTGGACGAGACGCGCGAGCGGCTCACGGACCGGCTGCGGGCGATCGGCGCGACGGTTGAGCTGATCCCTGGCGATCCGAGGCCGGACTGGCTTTACGGGCAGTCGGGGTCTGGGCCGATCCCGCCGACGGCCGTGTGCAGGAAGCGATCGAAGCGAGGCGACGCACCGCGTGTGCTGCTTGTCGGTCATCTGGACACGGTGCATGACCCTGCGGGGCCGTTCCGAGAGTTGACGGTCGGCGCGGACGGCCGGACGGCGACGGGGCCGGGTTGCGTGGACATGAAGGGCGGGCTGGTGATCCTCGTGGCCGCCCTGGAGTCGCTGGTCGAGTCGGGGATCGACGCGGATTGGACGGTCGTCTTCAACAGCGATGAAGAGACGGGGTCGTACCACTCGGACGCGGTGCTCGCTGCGGAAGCGGTGAAGCACGACGCAGGACTGGTTGTCGAGCCTGCCTTGCCGGGCGGCGCGCTGGCGGTCGAGCGGATGGGTTCGGGGCAGTTCTGCCTGCGGACGTACGGACGCTCGGCGCACGTCGGGCGCGACTTCACGTCGGGAGTGTCGGCGGTGACCGCGCTCGCCCGCTGCCTGATCGAAGTTGCCGAGATGGCGGACGCCGAGCGGGGGATGATCACGAACGTCGGGCCGCTCGAGGGCGGGACGGTGACGAACGCCGTGCCGGATCGGGCGCGGGCGTGGGGGAACGTGCGGTTTTCGACGCCTGCATCAGCCGCCGCGCTGGGGTCCAGGCTCGATGCGCTTGCGACCGGCAGTGACGCCATGCCGCGCGTGGAGGTGCTGCGGAGTTTCAACCGTCCTGCCAAGCCGCTGACGCCCGGGACAAGCGCGCTGGCGGAACTGGCAAGAACCGCGGCGCAAGCCCTCGGGCAGTCACTCCCGTTCACGAAGACCGGGGGGGTGTGCGACGGGAACCAGTTGCAGGCGTGCGGGCTGCCGACGATCGACACGCTCGGCGTGCGCGGCGGCGGGCTGCACACGCCGGAGGAGTGGATCGAACTGGCGAGCCTGGTGGAAAGATGCCAGTTGCTGGCCGTGGTTGTTTCGCGGCTGTCCGAGGGCCGATTGAAGGTGTGA
- a CDS encoding aminotransferase class III-fold pyridoxal phosphate-dependent enzyme, with translation MPVAGRGCFAAVRGPIEGVSAPAGRRGAGGPRMPRRERTDMSQTVQTPTTQGSQLHASPAVREAIGVLREEVRRRSATITGPRAGREELRETYADLLERAKKVRGRELLYPYIGSGVGNGALVELADGSVKWDMICGIGVHFFGHSDEELIAAGVEGALEDTLQNGNLQTNFEAYRFGETLLAEASRSTRLAHCYASPTGALANENALKVCYQKHAPASRVLAFKDCFMGRTVTLSQIGDAAANRVGLPLSTLVDYVPFYSEVVAERVGQAKHIGMIVDHVCSYVERYPRQHACFIMELVQGEGGFNTAPREFFLALVEVCRANGIAVWADEVQTFGRTTAMFAAEALGIGEHVDVMTVGKMSQVCATLYTPEYNPGPGLLSATFTGAGPAFTVGRRIIERLRDGDYYGPGGRIAQHHAAFREQVRALAAKHPQWFPPVADGVLTPAPKGVVGGIGGMMRFSPFGGRKERITKACRTCFDEGVILFSCGHGPYHLRMLPPLGVMRLEDWSRVFECVERGLAKAAS, from the coding sequence ATGCCAGTTGCTGGCCGTGGTTGTTTCGCGGCTGTCCGAGGGCCGATTGAAGGTGTGAGCGCGCCCGCTGGACGGCGTGGAGCCGGTGGGCCAAGGATGCCCCGCCGGGAAAGGACCGATATGTCGCAGACCGTGCAGACGCCGACGACGCAGGGAAGCCAGTTGCACGCCAGCCCGGCGGTTCGGGAGGCGATCGGTGTGCTGCGCGAGGAGGTGCGCAGGCGCAGCGCGACGATCACCGGGCCGCGCGCGGGGCGCGAGGAGTTGCGGGAGACCTACGCGGACCTGCTCGAACGGGCGAAGAAGGTTCGCGGGCGCGAGCTGCTGTACCCGTACATCGGCTCGGGCGTGGGCAACGGCGCGCTGGTGGAACTCGCGGACGGTTCGGTGAAGTGGGACATGATCTGCGGGATCGGGGTCCACTTCTTCGGGCACTCGGACGAGGAGTTGATCGCTGCGGGGGTGGAGGGCGCGCTGGAGGACACGCTGCAGAACGGGAATCTGCAGACGAACTTCGAGGCGTACCGGTTCGGTGAGACGCTGCTGGCCGAGGCGTCGCGCAGCACGAGGCTGGCGCACTGCTACGCCTCGCCGACGGGCGCGCTGGCGAACGAGAACGCGCTGAAGGTCTGCTACCAGAAGCACGCCCCAGCGAGCCGAGTGCTTGCATTCAAGGACTGCTTCATGGGGCGGACGGTGACGCTCTCGCAGATCGGCGACGCCGCGGCGAACCGGGTGGGGCTGCCGCTGAGCACGCTCGTGGACTACGTGCCGTTCTACAGCGAGGTGGTCGCGGAGCGTGTGGGGCAGGCGAAGCACATCGGCATGATCGTCGATCACGTCTGCTCGTACGTGGAGCGGTACCCGCGCCAGCACGCGTGCTTCATCATGGAACTTGTGCAGGGCGAGGGCGGCTTCAACACCGCGCCGCGCGAGTTCTTCCTCGCGCTGGTCGAGGTCTGCCGGGCGAACGGCATCGCGGTGTGGGCCGACGAGGTGCAGACGTTCGGACGCACGACAGCGATGTTCGCGGCCGAGGCGCTGGGCATCGGCGAGCACGTGGACGTGATGACCGTAGGCAAGATGTCGCAGGTGTGCGCGACGCTCTACACGCCGGAATACAACCCCGGCCCCGGGCTGCTCTCGGCGACCTTCACCGGCGCGGGGCCCGCGTTCACGGTCGGGCGGAGGATCATCGAACGCCTCCGCGACGGGGATTACTACGGCCCTGGCGGACGCATCGCGCAGCATCACGCCGCGTTCCGCGAGCAGGTGCGCGCTCTGGCCGCGAAGCATCCGCAGTGGTTCCCGCCGGTCGCGGACGGGGTGCTGACGCCCGCGCCGAAGGGGGTCGTGGGGGGGATCGGTGGGATGATGCGGTTCAGCCCGTTCGGCGGGCGGAAGGAACGGATCACGAAGGCGTGCCGCACCTGCTTCGATGAAGGTGTGATTCTCTTTTCCTGCGGGCACGGGCCGTACCACCTGCGGATGCTCCCGCCTTTGGGCGTGATGCGGCTGGAGGACTGGTCGCGGGTGTTCGAGTGCGTGGAGCGCGGGTTGGCGAAGGCGGCATCGTGA
- a CDS encoding arginine N-succinyltransferase — translation MIVIRRARVEDAGTLLKLARMVHFINLPADKELIDLKITQSRLSFLRAASGERPPGDNGAARKPEKPVGVTGLSSADFTRDIFMFVAESREDRTALGTSQVLARMGGPGNPNYSFKLEQRSTFAPDLKTGTTHVVARLHGDETGPTEIGGLILQPASRGHRVGRFLSFVRFHFIALHRHLFADRILAEMMAPITEDGRSLLWEYLGRRFIPLSYTEADKQCQRSRKFIPALLPSGDIYLSLLPPEARDVVGEVGPETVPARRMLERLGFQYTGFVDPFDGGPLLETRTDDVPIIRATREAELGEPAARSKCRQPAMVSTLHQDGEFYAVQEDCCIDSKGRVCLPREAMESLHGEPGMAAGYTDMASIASDESPPARGGAKRRAKAGARP, via the coding sequence GTGATCGTCATCCGTCGGGCGAGGGTCGAGGACGCGGGCACGCTGCTGAAACTGGCGCGGATGGTGCACTTCATCAATCTGCCGGCTGACAAGGAACTGATCGACCTGAAGATCACGCAGAGCCGCCTCTCGTTCCTGCGGGCGGCGTCGGGCGAGAGGCCGCCGGGAGACAACGGGGCGGCACGAAAGCCGGAGAAGCCGGTCGGCGTGACCGGCCTTTCGTCGGCGGACTTCACGCGAGACATCTTCATGTTCGTGGCCGAGAGCCGGGAGGACCGCACCGCGCTCGGCACCTCGCAGGTGCTGGCGCGGATGGGTGGGCCGGGCAACCCGAACTACTCGTTCAAACTGGAGCAGCGATCGACCTTCGCGCCGGACCTGAAGACGGGCACGACGCACGTCGTCGCCCGGTTGCACGGCGACGAGACCGGGCCGACGGAGATCGGTGGGCTGATCCTGCAGCCGGCGTCGCGTGGGCACCGGGTGGGGCGGTTCTTGAGCTTCGTGCGATTCCACTTCATCGCGCTGCACCGGCACCTCTTCGCGGACCGTATCCTGGCGGAGATGATGGCGCCCATCACCGAGGACGGGCGGAGCCTGCTGTGGGAGTACCTCGGCCGACGGTTCATCCCTCTGAGCTACACCGAAGCGGATAAGCAGTGCCAACGCTCGCGGAAGTTCATCCCTGCGCTGCTGCCGTCGGGAGACATCTACCTGTCGCTGCTCCCTCCCGAAGCGCGCGACGTCGTGGGTGAGGTTGGGCCGGAGACGGTGCCGGCGCGCCGGATGCTGGAGCGGCTGGGCTTCCAGTACACGGGGTTCGTTGATCCGTTCGACGGCGGCCCGCTGCTTGAAACACGAACGGACGACGTGCCGATCATCCGCGCGACGCGAGAGGCGGAACTCGGCGAGCCGGCGGCGAGGAGCAAGTGTCGGCAGCCCGCGATGGTGAGCACGCTGCACCAGGACGGGGAGTTCTATGCCGTGCAGGAGGACTGCTGCATCGACTCGAAGGGCCGCGTCTGCCTGCCTCGCGAGGCGATGGAGTCGCTGCACGGCGAGCCGGGGATGGCGGCGGGTTACACCGACATGGCGTCGATCGCGAGCGATGAGTCTCCGCCCGCTCGCGGCGGGGCGAAGCGCAGGGCGAAGGCGGGGGCGAGGCCGTGA
- a CDS encoding aldehyde dehydrogenase family protein gives MSVRHPSLARECADLIAGEWIPLPRGGIRSVNPARPAAAVWEGSARLEHVDRAVEAARAAQSAWAAWPAERRFGALRTYRDLCKANEDRIAALIRDETGKVGWDAKGEASALAAKVDVTLDATEHGGLRRVAGFEVDLGGSKRGRCWFRPHGVMAVIAPFNFPMHLPNGHAVPALAMGNTVVIKPSDKTPACGQLLAELLDEALRGAGAPPGVVNLVQGGAEAASRLVTHDGIDGVLFTGSWPVGRRILESNLDRPGRIIALEMGGNNPAVVMDDCGLRQAVVECVRSAFVTTGQRCTCTRRVIVHRAVAGRFIAAVCKVTSNLIIGDPAAPHPVFMGPIISEQARRAALDAQARFARAGGEVMVESRAVEAQEGGFFISPGVVRVDRFTADDGGGAGCDEEVFGPMLRVAVTDSLDDAIEQANTTRFGLAASIFTRSERHAERFFNAVRAGCVNLNAGTAGASSRLPFGGLGISGNHRPAGSFSLDYCAYPVAGMIETGDAAAVHPGMRVEDSWLA, from the coding sequence GTGAGCGTACGTCATCCGTCGCTTGCGCGCGAATGCGCCGACCTGATCGCGGGGGAGTGGATTCCGCTGCCGAGGGGGGGCATCCGATCGGTCAATCCTGCCCGTCCGGCGGCGGCGGTGTGGGAGGGGTCGGCACGGCTGGAGCATGTTGACAGGGCCGTCGAGGCGGCGCGGGCGGCGCAGTCCGCATGGGCGGCGTGGCCTGCGGAGCGGCGCTTCGGCGCGCTGCGGACCTACCGTGATCTCTGCAAGGCAAACGAGGACCGGATCGCCGCGCTCATCCGGGATGAGACTGGCAAGGTCGGCTGGGATGCGAAGGGCGAGGCTTCCGCGCTGGCGGCGAAGGTGGACGTGACACTGGACGCGACGGAGCACGGCGGGCTGCGTCGCGTCGCGGGGTTCGAGGTCGACCTGGGCGGGTCCAAGCGCGGCCGCTGCTGGTTCCGCCCGCACGGGGTGATGGCGGTGATCGCCCCGTTCAACTTCCCGATGCACCTGCCGAACGGACACGCGGTTCCCGCGCTGGCGATGGGCAATACGGTGGTCATCAAGCCCAGCGACAAGACGCCGGCCTGCGGGCAGTTGCTGGCGGAGTTACTGGACGAGGCTCTGCGAGGAGCGGGTGCGCCGCCGGGCGTCGTGAACCTCGTGCAGGGGGGGGCCGAGGCTGCGTCGCGGCTGGTCACGCACGACGGGATCGACGGCGTGCTGTTCACGGGGTCGTGGCCGGTGGGTCGGCGGATTCTGGAGTCGAACCTCGACCGGCCGGGACGGATCATCGCGCTGGAAATGGGCGGGAACAACCCGGCCGTCGTGATGGACGACTGCGGCCTGCGACAGGCGGTGGTGGAGTGCGTTCGCTCGGCGTTCGTGACGACGGGTCAGCGGTGCACCTGCACGCGGCGCGTCATCGTGCATAGGGCGGTGGCGGGCCGGTTCATCGCGGCCGTGTGCAAGGTGACGAGCAACCTGATCATCGGCGACCCGGCCGCGCCGCACCCCGTCTTCATGGGGCCGATCATCTCGGAGCAGGCGCGGCGTGCCGCACTCGACGCGCAGGCCCGTTTCGCGCGCGCCGGCGGCGAGGTGATGGTCGAGAGTCGGGCGGTGGAGGCACAAGAAGGTGGGTTCTTCATTTCGCCGGGTGTCGTACGCGTCGATCGCTTCACGGCCGACGATGGCGGCGGGGCGGGGTGCGACGAGGAGGTCTTTGGTCCCATGCTTCGGGTCGCCGTAACGGATTCGCTCGACGATGCGATCGAGCAGGCGAACACGACGCGCTTCGGCCTCGCGGCCTCGATCTTCACGCGCAGCGAACGCCACGCGGAGCGGTTCTTCAACGCCGTGCGGGCAGGCTGCGTGAACCTGAACGCCGGCACGGCCGGCGCAAGCAGTCGCTTGCCCTTCGGCGGGCTGGGCATTTCGGGCAACCATCGTCCGGCGGGGTCGTTCAGCCTCGACTACTGCGCGTACCCGGTGGCCGGGATGATCGAGACCGGCGACGCGGCCGCGGTGCACCCGGGCATGCGCGTCGAGGACTCGTGGCTGGCATAA
- the speB gene encoding agmatinase: protein MPTMLPDPRQYPRFAGVATFCRYPLLEWVAPEHRPVDWAIYGVPFDGGVTFRPGARFGPRAVRDASQYVKRYSMEHGLDLCEELSLADAGDAPVQPYSCRATAEAATAFARGLGEPSHTRLFAVGGDHSIAYANVRATWERRGSPKGGLALVHFDAHFDTVDQVWGERWGHASPFIRAVEEGMIDPKRMISVGIRGPLNTCEDAEYAPKHGVRIVTCNEWRRSGNGVLERFVAELGGAEAYLSFDVDCCDPAFAPGTGTHAIGGFASHEALGAIRSLRGLNVVGADVVEVLPDRDVAEITALLAGTVIFEVLCLDAVRRRK, encoded by the coding sequence ATGCCGACGATGCTGCCCGATCCGCGTCAGTACCCCCGGTTCGCCGGCGTGGCGACGTTCTGCCGCTACCCGCTGCTGGAATGGGTCGCGCCCGAGCATCGTCCGGTGGACTGGGCGATCTACGGCGTGCCGTTCGATGGGGGCGTGACGTTCCGGCCCGGCGCGCGGTTCGGGCCACGGGCGGTGCGGGACGCCTCGCAGTACGTCAAGCGGTACTCGATGGAGCACGGGCTGGATCTGTGCGAGGAGCTGAGCCTTGCGGACGCGGGGGATGCGCCGGTGCAGCCGTACTCCTGCCGCGCGACGGCAGAGGCGGCGACGGCGTTCGCACGCGGGCTGGGCGAGCCGTCGCACACGCGGCTGTTCGCGGTTGGTGGCGATCACTCCATTGCTTACGCAAACGTGCGGGCGACGTGGGAGCGGCGCGGCTCGCCGAAGGGCGGTCTGGCACTCGTGCACTTCGACGCGCACTTCGACACCGTGGACCAGGTATGGGGCGAGCGGTGGGGGCATGCCTCGCCGTTCATCCGGGCGGTTGAGGAGGGGATGATCGACCCGAAGCGGATGATCTCGGTCGGCATCCGCGGGCCGCTGAACACGTGCGAGGACGCCGAGTATGCCCCGAAGCACGGCGTTCGGATCGTGACCTGCAACGAGTGGCGACGGAGCGGGAACGGCGTGCTCGAACGGTTCGTCGCGGAACTGGGCGGAGCGGAGGCGTACCTGAGTTTCGATGTGGACTGCTGCGATCCCGCCTTCGCGCCCGGCACGGGGACGCACGCGATCGGCGGCTTCGCGTCGCACGAGGCGCTCGGGGCGATCCGTTCGCTGCGGGGGCTGAACGTGGTGGGGGCGGACGTGGTGGAAGTGCTGCCCGACCGTGACGTGGCGGAGATCACCGCGCTGTTGGCCGGGACGGTGATCTTCGAGGTGCTGTGCCTCGACGCGGTGCGTCGCCGGAAGTAG
- a CDS encoding methionyl-tRNA formyltransferase — translation MALSCPRMDLVFFGSGAFGLPTLEHLATHHRVRCIVTQPDRPAGRGGRLTPTPIGAWAAEHAQGVPLLKPGHVNEPSVCSRIRAFHADAWVVIAFGQKLGRALLEGRFAINLHASLLPRWRGAAPINAAILAGDAQTGNSVITLADRMDAGDILAQSGRPLDPALTAGELHDLLATDGPALVESVLRAHAGGTLAPRSQDETLVTLAPKLSKADGWVDFAQPAEACRRRIHGLTPWPGVTATLGGRSLRLLRVEPLSTETQQSAVGTITNPEQGIVACGGGTALRLLTVQPAGGRAMPWTDFARGHRIERGATLASCHGASPC, via the coding sequence ATGGCACTATCCTGCCCGCGGATGGACCTCGTCTTCTTCGGCTCCGGCGCGTTCGGCCTGCCGACGCTCGAACACCTCGCCACGCATCACCGCGTGCGGTGCATCGTCACGCAGCCCGATCGCCCCGCCGGGCGCGGCGGTCGACTCACCCCGACGCCGATCGGCGCGTGGGCCGCGGAGCACGCCCAGGGTGTGCCGCTGCTGAAGCCAGGGCACGTCAACGAGCCTTCCGTGTGCTCGCGGATTCGCGCCTTCCACGCAGACGCCTGGGTCGTCATCGCCTTCGGACAGAAACTCGGGCGTGCCTTGCTCGAAGGGCGCTTCGCCATCAACCTGCACGCTTCGCTCCTCCCTCGGTGGCGCGGCGCGGCGCCCATCAATGCCGCCATCCTCGCCGGCGATGCCCAGACCGGGAACTCCGTCATCACGCTCGCCGATCGCATGGACGCCGGCGACATCCTCGCCCAGTCGGGCCGCCCGCTCGACCCCGCCCTGACCGCCGGCGAACTGCACGACCTCCTCGCCACCGACGGTCCGGCCCTGGTGGAATCCGTCTTGCGCGCGCACGCCGGGGGCACGCTCGCGCCACGCTCGCAGGATGAAACCCTCGTCACGCTCGCGCCGAAGCTTTCGAAGGCCGACGGCTGGGTGGACTTCGCCCAGCCCGCCGAGGCCTGCCGCCGGCGCATCCACGGCCTGACCCCCTGGCCCGGCGTCACAGCCACGCTCGGCGGTCGATCGCTCAGGCTCCTTCGTGTTGAACCTCTCTCTACGGAAACCCAACAATCCGCCGTGGGCACGATCACGAATCCCGAGCAAGGCATCGTCGCCTGCGGCGGCGGAACCGCGCTTCGCCTGCTCACCGTTCAACCAGCGGGCGGACGCGCCATGCCATGGACGGACTTCGCACGCGGCCACCGCATCGAGCGAGGAGCGACGCTCGCATCCTGCCACGGAGCGTCGCCGTGCTGA
- the def gene encoding peptide deformylase, translating into MTVDPASLDILHYPDPSLRAKAEPIVDITDEVRRVASRMIELMRLAEGIGLAAPQVGLPWRLFVCHVPALDGRSPDSDPAGATPQPTVYVNPVLSNPSGPVEPADEGCLSIPDVVGRVLRPPIITISALDLEGRPFTRTAQGLLARCWQHECDHLDGILILDRMAQMDRIRNRRLIRELERA; encoded by the coding sequence ATGACGGTCGATCCCGCCTCGCTGGACATCCTGCACTACCCCGACCCCTCGCTCCGCGCCAAGGCCGAGCCGATCGTGGACATAACCGACGAGGTTCGTCGCGTCGCGTCGCGGATGATCGAGCTCATGCGCCTCGCCGAGGGCATCGGCCTAGCCGCGCCCCAGGTCGGGCTGCCGTGGCGGTTGTTCGTCTGCCATGTTCCCGCGCTGGATGGCCGAAGCCCGGACTCCGACCCGGCCGGCGCGACGCCACAGCCGACCGTCTATGTGAATCCGGTCCTGTCCAACCCGTCCGGCCCGGTCGAGCCGGCCGATGAAGGCTGCCTGAGCATCCCGGACGTCGTCGGCCGTGTACTCCGCCCTCCCATCATCACCATCTCCGCGCTCGACCTCGAAGGCCGACCCTTCACCAGAACCGCCCAAGGCCTCCTCGCCCGCTGCTGGCAGCACGAGTGCGACCACCTCGACGGCATCCTCATCCTTGACCGCATGGCCCAGATGGACCGCATCCGCAATCGTCGCCTCATCCGAGAACTCGAGCGCGCCTGA
- the kdsB gene encoding 3-deoxy-manno-octulosonate cytidylyltransferase yields MAQGPAGSSSSVGGAVAIIPARMGSVRFPGKVIADATGRPLIQHVYEAAQAARSVVRTVVATDDARVLAAVQGFGGEAVMTGEHPNGTSRLAEAAATLGLESDRVIVNVQGDEPEIEPRLIDLSVQALVETGAEAATAACPFGPDEQHDDPNVVKVVLDGRGMALYFSRAPIPHRRDDDDGPCARPLRHVGLYVYRRTFLEDYLRLPATPLEMTEKLEQLRILEHGRRIAVAVAAGVSRGIDTPEQYAAFVERWRAGGRGRAE; encoded by the coding sequence ATGGCACAGGGACCGGCCGGATCGTCGTCGTCGGTCGGCGGCGCGGTCGCCATCATTCCGGCGCGGATGGGATCGGTTCGATTCCCCGGCAAGGTGATCGCGGACGCGACGGGCAGGCCGCTGATTCAGCACGTCTACGAGGCGGCGCAGGCGGCACGGTCCGTTGTGCGAACCGTCGTGGCGACGGACGACGCGCGTGTGCTCGCGGCGGTTCAGGGGTTCGGCGGCGAGGCGGTGATGACGGGCGAGCACCCGAACGGCACGAGCCGTCTGGCGGAAGCGGCGGCGACTCTCGGGCTGGAGTCGGATCGCGTGATCGTCAACGTCCAGGGCGACGAACCGGAGATCGAGCCGCGATTGATCGACCTGAGTGTGCAGGCCCTCGTCGAGACGGGCGCGGAGGCGGCGACGGCGGCGTGCCCGTTCGGCCCGGACGAGCAGCACGACGATCCCAATGTCGTGAAGGTCGTGCTTGACGGGCGGGGAATGGCCTTGTACTTCTCGCGCGCGCCGATTCCGCACCGCCGCGACGATGACGATGGCCCGTGCGCACGCCCGCTGCGGCACGTCGGGTTGTATGTCTATCGGCGCACGTTCCTGGAGGACTATCTGCGGCTGCCCGCGACGCCGCTGGAAATGACGGAGAAACTCGAACAACTGCGGATTCTCGAGCACGGTCGGCGAATCGCGGTGGCGGTCGCTGCCGGTGTCAGCCGGGGGATCGACACGCCGGAGCAATACGCCGCGTTCGTGGAGCGGTGGAGGGCGGGCGGGCGCGGCAGGGCGGAGTAG
- the ade gene encoding adenine deaminase: MVERTDPRLLAVARGDAPADLLISGASVVNTFTCEIERADVAVFGGRVAAVGEPREAKETIHARGAFVTPGLIDAHMHVESTMLMPREFVRVVLPHGTTGAVLDPHEIANVLGTPGIRLLMDDAAGMPMELMWCVSSCVPASHLETSGASLGVGDLEPLFDDPRVVALAEMMNFPGVVRGVPEVLAKVAIGLRRRIVDGHAPGLRGAGLQAYVAAGITSDHECTTAEEASEKVRLGMTVYIREGSAARNLEALLSAVMPTNRHRFCFCTDDRHPADLVDEGHIDHVVRRAVALGLDPAVAVAMASLHPARHYGKRDLGAVAPGYAADLLVLDDLREFRPRLVLFRGRMVAHEGRYKGPDAPARAGLPASVVRLPADFGAASLRAPGPRGGRIRVIGMDPHQLVTESLVLPARIEGGMCLADADSDVLKLAVIERHKGTGNVGIGFVRGFGLRRGALASTVGHDSHNLAVVGTNDTDMVVAARALAEAGGGQCVVEGGRVLAMLRLPVAGLMSDRSAGEVIVAQRVLLDAARSLGCPIHDPFMPLSFLPLVVIPHLKLSDRGLVDVDRFDFVPLDADA, encoded by the coding sequence ATGGTCGAACGGACGGACCCGCGGCTGCTGGCGGTCGCGCGGGGCGACGCGCCGGCCGACCTGCTCATCAGCGGCGCTTCGGTCGTCAATACGTTCACCTGCGAGATCGAGCGGGCTGACGTGGCAGTCTTCGGCGGGCGGGTTGCGGCGGTGGGGGAGCCGCGCGAGGCGAAAGAGACAATCCACGCGCGCGGGGCGTTTGTCACACCGGGGTTGATCGACGCGCACATGCACGTCGAGTCCACGATGCTCATGCCGCGGGAGTTCGTGCGCGTCGTGCTGCCGCACGGGACCACTGGGGCGGTTCTGGACCCGCACGAGATCGCAAACGTGCTCGGGACGCCCGGCATCCGGCTGCTGATGGACGACGCGGCAGGGATGCCGATGGAGCTGATGTGGTGTGTGTCCTCGTGCGTTCCCGCCTCGCACCTGGAGACGAGCGGGGCGAGCCTCGGCGTGGGTGATCTTGAGCCTCTGTTCGACGATCCCCGCGTCGTCGCGCTCGCGGAGATGATGAACTTTCCCGGCGTCGTGAGGGGCGTTCCCGAGGTGCTGGCCAAGGTCGCGATCGGGCTGCGGCGGCGCATCGTGGACGGGCACGCTCCGGGGCTGCGCGGAGCGGGGTTGCAGGCCTACGTCGCGGCCGGGATCACCTCCGACCACGAGTGCACAACCGCCGAGGAAGCGAGCGAGAAGGTCCGGCTCGGGATGACCGTCTACATCCGCGAGGGGAGCGCGGCCCGGAACCTGGAGGCGTTGCTGTCTGCCGTGATGCCGACGAACCGGCATCGGTTCTGCTTCTGCACCGACGATCGCCACCCCGCGGACCTTGTGGACGAGGGACACATCGACCACGTCGTTCGCCGGGCGGTCGCGCTCGGGCTGGACCCGGCGGTTGCCGTGGCGATGGCGTCGCTCCATCCCGCTCGTCATTACGGCAAGCGAGACCTGGGCGCGGTTGCGCCCGGTTACGCGGCCGACCTGCTCGTGCTGGATGATCTGCGCGAGTTTCGGCCTCGGCTCGTGCTGTTCCGTGGGCGCATGGTTGCGCACGAAGGGCGGTACAAGGGACCGGACGCGCCGGCTCGCGCCGGGCTGCCGGCGTCGGTGGTGCGTCTGCCGGCGGACTTCGGTGCTGCGTCGTTGCGTGCCCCTGGGCCGCGAGGCGGGCGCATTCGCGTCATCGGCATGGACCCGCACCAGTTGGTGACGGAATCGCTCGTGCTGCCGGCAAGGATCGAGGGCGGCATGTGCTTGGCGGACGCCGACAGCGACGTGCTGAAACTCGCCGTCATCGAGCGGCACAAGGGCACGGGCAACGTCGGGATCGGGTTCGTGCGGGGGTTCGGGCTTCGTCGCGGTGCGCTGGCCAGCACGGTCGGGCACGACTCGCACAACCTGGCCGTGGTGGGGACGAACGACACGGACATGGTGGTCGCCGCGCGCGCGCTGGCAGAGGCGGGAGGGGGCCAGTGCGTGGTCGAGGGTGGGCGCGTGCTGGCGATGCTTCGCCTGCCTGTCGCCGGGCTGATGTCGGATCGATCCGCGGGCGAAGTGATCGTTGCGCAGCGGGTTCTGCTGGACGCGGCTCGCTCGCTGGGGTGTCCGATCCACGACCCGTTCATGCCGCTGAGTTTTCTGCCGCTCGTGGTGATCCCTCACCTGAAGTTGAGCGACCGCGGGCTGGTGGACGTGGACCGTTTTGACTTCGTGCCGTTGGACGCGGATGCGTGA